From a region of the Methanobrevibacter sp. V74 genome:
- a CDS encoding aldo/keto reductase, with the protein MQNRIILKTGEEISPLGFGAMRLPLKHGKIDRTKAKGLIYQAIDRGVNFIDTAYLYGDSESFLGEILTDEHADVKISTKLPTINVRKYEDMEKFLEEQLDRLQRDCIDYYFIHAVDLKVVNRLLKKDLFKFISKAKREGKIKYVGFSYHGPKEEFPLIVDGFDWDAVMVQYNYFDEDIQAGMEGIEHAASKGLGIFVMEPLKGGILAGKMPAEAEEIFKKANPNKSNAEWALEWVLNNRNVTCVLSGMNSSEQIEENLKVADNTPPLSMSFEDMETVELVKRVMRNSLRINCSICGYCMPCPRGVNIPECMKIYNEKYLFGHKGLINQSFLDYYQYVGGIMGNAGNAGKCNGCGKCLRKCPQKLDIIKELKKVEKEFEFPGSKFALSFVMNVGFPIYKHVIKFLNR; encoded by the coding sequence ATGCAGAATAGAATTATTCTAAAGACAGGTGAAGAAATTTCCCCATTGGGATTTGGAGCTATGAGATTGCCATTAAAACATGGTAAAATTGACAGGACTAAAGCAAAAGGATTGATTTATCAGGCTATTGATAGGGGAGTTAATTTTATAGATACTGCTTATTTATATGGGGATAGTGAAAGCTTTTTAGGTGAAATTCTCACTGACGAGCATGCTGATGTTAAAATTTCCACAAAATTGCCTACAATCAATGTTAGAAAATACGAGGATATGGAGAAATTTTTAGAAGAACAGCTTGATCGCCTTCAGAGGGATTGTATTGATTATTATTTTATTCATGCAGTTGATTTAAAGGTTGTTAATAGATTACTTAAAAAAGATTTATTTAAATTTATTTCTAAAGCTAAAAGGGAAGGTAAAATAAAATATGTCGGTTTTTCATATCACGGTCCAAAAGAAGAATTCCCATTAATTGTTGATGGTTTTGACTGGGATGCTGTAATGGTTCAGTATAATTACTTTGATGAGGATATCCAAGCCGGCATGGAAGGAATCGAGCATGCTGCATCAAAAGGATTGGGAATTTTTGTAATGGAGCCATTGAAAGGCGGAATTTTAGCTGGAAAAATGCCTGCTGAAGCTGAAGAAATATTTAAAAAGGCAAACCCTAATAAAAGTAATGCTGAATGGGCTTTAGAATGGGTTTTGAATAATCGCAATGTTACTTGCGTGCTGTCTGGAATGAATAGTTCTGAGCAAATTGAAGAGAATTTAAAAGTAGCCGATAATACTCCTCCATTATCTATGAGTTTTGAGGATATGGAAACAGTCGAACTTGTTAAAAGAGTAATGAGAAATTCTTTAAGGATTAATTGTTCAATATGCGGATATTGTATGCCCTGTCCTAGAGGAGTCAATATTCCTGAATGCATGAAAATTTACAATGAAAAATATCTATTTGGCCATAAAGGATTAATCAATCAGTCTTTCCTTGACTATTATCAGTATGTTGGAGGAATCATGGGAAATGCAGGCAATGCGGGTAAATGTAATGGCTGTGGAAAATGTCTAAGGAAATGTCCTCAAAAATTAGACATTATAAAGGAGCTTAAAAAAGTTGAAAAGGAATTTGAATTTCCCGGAAGCAAATTTGCACTTTCTTTTGTAATGAATGTTGGGTTTCCGATTTATAAACATGTAATTAAATTTTTAAATCGTTAA
- a CDS encoding TIGR04165 family Cys-rich peptide has translation MKLEELLAPCPKCGSKDKIAHRKLLDNHRAHAEMDTVKCEECGYIFFVNDEMDPDEKKKLLMELNKIYG, from the coding sequence ATGAAACTCGAGGAATTATTGGCACCATGTCCTAAATGTGGTTCAAAGGATAAGATTGCTCACAGAAAATTATTAGATAATCACAGGGCTCATGCTGAGATGGATACTGTAAAATGTGAAGAATGTGGTTACATATTTTTCGTAAATGATGAAATGGATCCTGATGAAAAGAAAAAGTTATTAATGGAATTAAATAAAATTTACGGATAA
- a CDS encoding TIGR04083 family peptide-modifying radical SAM enzyme, producing the protein MTFHVMVIPTLNCPSRCKYCWGSEHKKEMMDTAIIDQIADWLVDFRDDKVHFTFHGGEPLLAGYDFYEYALEKLSSLDNFEGFSLQSNIWLLTEELIDLFLRYNVVVSTSIDGPKEINDFQRGVGYYDKTMHNYELAKSKGLIINFVLTVTDYSKDFSDELYDFFKGEKMNLKIHAALPSLRRDNADPWALDQEEHGKLLIDWLDKYLYDLDKFTIMDLDHICRSSLRRRGTLCTFADCIGTTLAVGFDGSIYPCYRFVGMPEYVLGNVATNPSFDDLKSSDAWAKLQEFREYVDENCKKCRHVKYCEGGCPYNAIVAYQTPQAVDPQCTAYKMIFNDVSKRMNKEFAHSAFGMGAPSPRKKGGAFSIMDLAMKP; encoded by the coding sequence ATGACATTTCATGTAATGGTTATTCCTACCCTTAACTGTCCATCAAGATGCAAATATTGCTGGGGTTCTGAACATAAAAAAGAAATGATGGATACTGCAATTATTGACCAAATTGCTGATTGGTTAGTTGATTTTAGGGATGATAAAGTTCATTTCACATTCCATGGTGGAGAACCTCTCCTTGCAGGTTATGACTTTTATGAATATGCTTTAGAAAAACTTTCAAGCTTGGATAATTTTGAAGGATTTTCTCTTCAAAGCAATATTTGGCTTTTGACAGAGGAGTTAATTGATTTATTCCTTAGATACAATGTAGTTGTAAGTACAAGTATTGACGGGCCAAAGGAAATTAATGATTTTCAAAGGGGAGTAGGTTACTATGATAAAACTATGCATAATTATGAATTAGCTAAAAGCAAAGGTTTAATCATTAACTTTGTCTTAACAGTAACTGATTATTCTAAAGACTTCTCTGATGAATTATATGATTTTTTCAAAGGAGAAAAAATGAATTTAAAGATTCATGCCGCATTACCTTCTCTAAGGAGAGATAATGCAGATCCATGGGCACTTGATCAGGAGGAACATGGAAAGCTCTTAATCGATTGGTTGGATAAATACCTTTATGACTTAGATAAATTTACAATAATGGATTTGGATCATATCTGCAGAAGCTCACTTAGAAGAAGAGGTACTTTATGCACTTTCGCTGATTGTATTGGAACTACACTGGCTGTAGGTTTTGACGGTTCAATTTATCCTTGCTATCGTTTTGTGGGAATGCCGGAGTATGTTTTAGGCAATGTTGCCACAAATCCTAGTTTCGATGATTTAAAGTCATCAGATGCATGGGCAAAACTTCAGGAATTCAGAGAATATGTTGATGAAAACTGTAAAAAATGCAGGCATGTTAAATATTGTGAAGGGGGATGTCCTTACAATGCTATTGTTGCATATCAAACTCCACAGGCTGTTGACCCTCAATGCACCGCATATAAAATGATTTTCAATGATGTTTCTAAAAGAATGAATAAAGAATTTGCTCATTCTGCTTTTGGAATGGGAGCTCCGTCTCCTAGAAAAAAAGGAGGTGCATTCAGTATAATGGATTTGGCAATGAAACCTTAA
- a CDS encoding cation-translocating P-type ATPase gives MIDEITDLLFGLNMTIISGIFLLIAIVFMIFGIDTPVYLNPAWGTVIISGIPMLLLALTRLIRERWISSALLIAIAMVASLFIGEIFAAGEVAWIMALGALLEDWTVKRAKKGLRNLIDLTPQTGRKIVGGVEKVVPVEDIKIGDTLRILPGESVPVDGEIINGASSLDQSIMTGESLPIDKGMGDEVFCGTMNMYGAIDIEATSLGENSSLQKLIDLVKSADEKQAPTQRIADKWATWLVPVALMIAIVAWLATGNIERGVTVLVVFCPCALILATPTAIMAAIGQATKYGVLIKSGEALETLGGLNTLVFDKTGTLTYGDLEVSDVISVNVDLNEFDLLKIAASCEKLSEHPLAKAVVNKAHEAKIDIEEPQSFKMYPGKGVACLNSYGSIYAGNSKFLLENKIDVDVDSYLDALKNEGKASIIIALNGQIVGLIGLSDVIREDSKSMIDKLHELGTETVVLTGDNAETANYFASQVGIGKVYGNLLPEEKLEWIEKLKSEDKKVCMIGDGVNDAPALKTADVSVAMGSVGSDVAIEAADIALLGDDIGKISYLKKLSNSTLFTIKVNIALSMTINALAIICSILGLLNPVTGAIVHNAGSCLVVLNAALLYDRHFDDSIKKIDSENVEHNHYHYHNDGEHTHSHEGIEILDEIKTENGIKHMHFHKHALNRESCELYHN, from the coding sequence GTGATTGATGAAATAACAGATTTATTATTTGGATTAAATATGACTATTATTTCAGGTATATTTCTATTGATTGCAATTGTTTTCATGATTTTTGGAATTGACACACCAGTTTACTTAAACCCGGCATGGGGAACAGTAATTATAAGTGGTATTCCAATGTTACTTTTAGCTTTAACAAGATTAATCCGTGAAAGATGGATTTCTTCAGCATTACTTATTGCAATAGCTATGGTAGCTTCACTTTTCATTGGTGAAATATTTGCAGCCGGAGAAGTTGCTTGGATTATGGCATTAGGAGCATTATTAGAAGATTGGACTGTTAAAAGAGCTAAAAAAGGTTTAAGGAATCTTATTGATTTAACTCCGCAAACAGGTAGGAAAATTGTTGGGGGAGTTGAAAAAGTTGTTCCTGTTGAAGATATAAAAATTGGGGATACTTTAAGAATACTTCCTGGTGAAAGTGTACCTGTTGATGGGGAGATAATAAATGGCGCTTCTTCACTTGACCAATCAATTATGACTGGAGAATCTTTACCGATTGATAAGGGAATGGGTGATGAAGTATTTTGTGGAACCATGAATATGTATGGAGCTATTGATATTGAAGCTACAAGTTTAGGTGAAAATTCATCACTTCAAAAATTAATTGATCTTGTAAAATCTGCTGATGAAAAACAAGCTCCAACCCAAAGAATTGCAGATAAATGGGCAACTTGGTTAGTTCCTGTTGCATTAATGATAGCTATTGTTGCATGGTTGGCAACTGGCAATATTGAAAGGGGAGTGACTGTTTTAGTAGTATTCTGTCCATGTGCACTGATACTTGCTACACCAACAGCAATCATGGCCGCTATTGGTCAGGCAACAAAATATGGGGTATTAATAAAGTCTGGTGAAGCTTTAGAAACCTTAGGTGGATTAAATACTTTGGTATTCGATAAAACTGGTACTTTAACTTATGGGGATTTGGAAGTTTCTGATGTTATATCTGTAAATGTTGATTTAAATGAATTTGATTTGCTTAAGATTGCTGCATCATGTGAGAAATTAAGTGAGCATCCATTAGCTAAAGCAGTTGTCAATAAGGCTCATGAAGCGAAAATTGATATTGAAGAGCCCCAAAGCTTTAAAATGTATCCTGGAAAGGGTGTTGCATGTCTAAATTCTTACGGCAGTATATATGCTGGAAACTCCAAATTCTTATTGGAAAATAAAATCGATGTTGATGTGGATAGTTATTTGGATGCACTAAAAAACGAAGGGAAAGCTTCAATTATCATTGCATTAAATGGCCAAATTGTTGGATTAATTGGTTTGTCTGATGTAATTCGTGAAGATTCTAAAAGCATGATTGATAAGTTACATGAATTAGGTACTGAAACTGTAGTGCTTACAGGAGATAATGCGGAAACTGCTAATTATTTTGCTTCACAGGTGGGAATTGGTAAAGTTTATGGAAATTTACTTCCAGAAGAAAAACTTGAATGGATTGAAAAACTTAAAAGTGAAGATAAAAAAGTCTGCATGATTGGTGACGGTGTTAATGATGCACCTGCACTTAAAACTGCTGATGTAAGTGTAGCTATGGGGTCTGTTGGAAGTGATGTAGCTATTGAAGCAGCAGATATTGCTCTTTTAGGTGATGATATAGGAAAAATCTCCTATCTTAAAAAGTTGTCCAATTCCACATTATTTACAATTAAGGTAAATATTGCACTTTCAATGACAATTAATGCATTGGCAATTATATGCTCTATTCTTGGTTTGCTGAATCCAGTTACAGGAGCAATTGTTCACAATGCAGGGTCATGTCTTGTAGTTTTAAATGCAGCATTGTTGTATGACAGGCATTTTGATGATTCAATTAAAAAAATCGATTCAGAAAATGTAGAACATAATCATTATCACTATCACAATGATGGTGAGCACACTCATTCTCATGAAGGTATTGAGATATTGGATGAAATTAAAACTGAAAATGGAATAAAACATATGCATTTTCACAAACATGCTTTAAATAGAGAAAGTTGTGAATTATATCACAACTAA